AAAATCAATTAACACGTACGTTTGTGATGCCTTTCCAAACACATTGATGCCTAAAAATAAGTTTGTATCCCCTACACAATAATAAGAGTCCAAATATAAACTATTTATACCGGAATAAGAAGAGGTGGCCTTTGTTGGTGGTATAATACcccaaaatataaaatgtgtTAGAAAATACATGAGGTATGAATTCATTTGATGTTACttacataattaataattaattatatgttttctCTGCATGAATGGAAAGTGGTggagtttgaaaaaaaattgaaggaacCAAAACAATTAAGTCGATGTCATCTTCTGTTGTTCTAATCCAACatagattatatatttaaaatttaatataagaatGTGATAGTGGTGACCACATACTTTGATGCTCATGTAAAATTTTAGTAgagtaatataataaaatataagaaaatacgAATATAAGATAAGAgaatatattgatatttatatattgagcaaaaaaaatatagtgaTATTTATAGGCATTCATTGGAATATAACATGATTGGTAAGAGTCTCAATATGATTTATGCACCTATTACTAGAGTAATTTAAAAGTTTTACTTTTCAGTGTTGcaccaattataaaaataaattaagttttatataactaatcaatataatatttattaataataaatataaaaaaataatttgtcattggtattataaaataacaatataatacataataataaaagtaaaatagagTCTATATTGTATAAGCaagtgttaaaattaaaaaacaaaactcaaagtatatagaattttttttccttaaaatagatattaacatacttttaaatttatcattttgacTTTATCAAttgtaaataagtaaataaaaaattggatgAATGGACTAACCAAACACACTTAAGAAATTGGGTCAAACCGAGTTGGACTATAATAGACTCAGTCTTTTGAAAGCTCAAGTCAGCTCATACACCAAGTTGTACATTTTCTTAATACTTCTAGTGGTATATTGGAATAAGtggttgtaacttgtaagacACATGCTCTATGTCTCTATGACACTATTAGGGCTTTAGTGAATTGGGCGCAAGGCCTTTGCGAGAAGTCGATCGTTGACTGGGGATGTTTGTTGCGATCTACTGCAGTCAAGATGCATGTTTATGTGAGGTGTAAATATGTcagaatgaaataaaatgttGGATTCTAATAAGTTCAGAAcatattgaatttgaatttttttttccttgacatTGAATGGATATCAATTCAATTATAACATTGAAAATAGTGtaccataattaaaaataaaaaaccataaTTGACATTGGTTGATAATCTTTAATCATACATTCACcctaatacataaaaataactaGTTTTGTGTAATGTTGGGCTACACTAGCTGCAGCCTTTTGTTCCCTACCCGGGCCTGTTTGGCATTGGTATTTTTGGACAAAAAAACCAGTTCTATTGCTTATTATTATATAGGTGCtacatatttgttttttgttttatttacagCAGGGTGCTACACATGTTTGTTTGTTACCTATTCTACAGATACAAACTGTAATTTCAGTTTGCAAAGTGAATAAAGTTTGTTCGGGAAAAACATGTATTCAAATAATAGTTGTACATGCGTAGTTGTGAAATTAAGATTCGAAAAggaaatttgggtttatttatttatttattttatgaaaattgatATTTTGGTTAGTGAATTTTGAGAagtaaaagtttttaaataatttaattgttcCAATttgaaaaaacagaaaataaaaattgatagcaaagctaaattattcaattaaataatatttaactaattaaaaaaatcaagatataaAATGATCCAAATGGATGATTGGTTTTTGTACGTGTGTGCATAACGAAGAGGTTTGTTGACATGAATGGCCACGTCTTCTTCACCACACCACTCTTATTGTGATTAGAGAGGTTCACGCATGTCAGCAATCAGTTGAGAGAGTGTATATAAGAAGAACAAGATGTGAAAGGAGAAAAAgttaattctctctctctctctctctctctctcgcttTTGCCATGGATGCACTAGACTTAGAGCTACTTGAAAGGGAAAACAGCTATGCAAAGATACAAAATCTTTATCAGCATCGCCAAGAAGCTTCGCATTCTCCAACTCTGCGTcgctctcttctttctttcctgGTTCCTCACGCGCCTCCCTTTCGCTCTCCGCCGACTACCTCCGCAGTCCTCTCTTCGTCTTCGCCGTTTCCAACGCCATCATCGCCGCCCTCCTCGCCCAGTCCCGCCGGTGATATGACAATACATTCATTGACTTTGTTAGTCAAACAGATAGAATCTTAGAACTTTTTTGGGTCATGAGTGAGCCCTTAAGTGTGAGTAAGGAAAAAACTATACATAGGCAGATGTTGCAATTGCTCCCCACACCAGAcgctctttttttcttcccacACCTCCAAAATTTTTAAAGTTTCTATATTATCCTCCTTTATTGCGAAATCATCATTCCAAAAatgtatttctattttaaagtacgaaaattatattataaaataattatttttgaaataagaataagtaatttaaaaacCTATTGTAGAATACctattcttaaaattaattttcatattgttATTTCAAAATAAGGTGAGAAACCTTTTCATCGTGCTGCCCATATATTCTTGTGCTTCAGCCTGAACCCATTCTCATCCCTCGTACAAAATTGACCTGTCCCCATTCCCAAAACCGTATTGAACTTGTCCTTATTCGTCACGTCACTTAATTTACAAAGACAGAACCATTAGAATTCCTTCGAAAACATACACAGCCACAATGTCGTAGAAAAACACCGACAAGCCCTTGAATATTTTCAAATGAGGTTTATtcttaacaaaaacaaaaacatcctTGACGGTCACGATACTCTTAACAGCGAGATCGGCAAGGTCAGCGAAGATGCTCAAAGATGCCAAATGAATATAGGCCTCATTGCCCGTGATGAAATGGGTAATATTATAGCTGATGCTGCAACGTTTGGTGGATGCCATTTTGACTCCGAGAGAAGGTTGAAGCCTTTGCACTCAAGTGGGGAATAAATATGGCAAcaaattaaatgtgttttttagTCTGATTGTTTTCCTCTATTTCAATTGTGGAGTAACAAAAACTAGTTTGAACGTTCGCTTTTTCATGGCATTGTGATTTGTGCAAGATTGCAGAAGAATGATAGCAAGTTCATCTGGAAAtaagttactttttttaaaagagaactGGAAATAATGATGCTCATTGTTTAACATCCTTGTCTTTTACTTATCTTGATAATTGGTGGATAGAGGAGGTTACTTATCAATTGGACCAAATCATATCAGATGATGTATCCAACATCATTTCCGTGAATCAATAAATACCAGctcttatcttaaaaaaaaaaaaaatagtgtcggATGTGAATCCCTAGCTAACATAGCTACTAGTTTGCTTTGGCATTGTTTTTTTTACGTGATTTTATGCTAAACGTGGATCTCAATCATATGAAAAGTCAAATAGGCACTATGTCACTCGATCTATaccttgaaaaataaagaatggCTCTACGAAAGGATATAGAATGGCTCCtactgtaaaaagaaaaaaagaaaagaaaaggagactTCGGTAGAACTGTTCATTTACGTTAGCAGAGTTGACAATGTCAAATAAGTAATATACTTCACCAAATATCAACAGAAAAGTTAATAATATGCTTATTGGTTCCAATCGATTCTTGGTTAGTTCATCTAATTAAGTTGAAGAAACtagcattttaatttaaaagtagaATTTTGATTAATCATTTGACGATTGGTGTATTCTCTAGTCGACTTTTCCTATGAAATCTGTGCATAATTCCAATCCTTTCGTTTTCAAGCAATGTCATGTCACAATGATAATGCAAGTTGCAACAAATATCAGCCGGCAAAACCAACATAAAAAGAAACCTCGTGTAAGGATTACATGCaccaacaaaacaaaagacaaataTTCTTCAAGTTTTGCTGGGGAAGGTAAACAGGTAAAACAGCCATACAACTATACAAGAAAAAGATGTCAAAAGAGAGAGGCTGTTATTTCCTCCTTGTTTTGTTTGGTTCACCTGAAATAATAAACCTCTTAATATTTCAACACCAACAACGTTGTTGTCAATTGTTCACAAAGCTAGCCGGCTGTGTTATTTAGTTACCATTCTATAGTTTTAGTGTGATCAGAACCAGGTGAGTGATTATTTCTCCATGGTTAAGAAGACAGTCTTGAAGGTTGATATCAGTTGTCTCAAATGCAAAAGGAAGCTCCTCAAAATCGTCTCTTCAATTCAAGGTAACCACAACACTAGTCCTTAATTGATCTTTGTTTTATGAgttgaattaaaattcaaaatgctTGATGCTATAGCCTATAGGTATATTAGGATTTAAAATTATACGACTCTGCTTCATGTATTGTCTTAGTGAAATTAACCACttgaaaaattttgattttgattcaattGCAGGGGTGGATAAAATTGAAGCTGATGAAGGGAAGGGCACGTTGACCGTGACAGGGGATGCAGACCCATATGAAATAATAGTTCGCATAAGGAAAGCTGGCAAACATGCTGAAGTTGTGAGTGTTGGGCCTCCCCAGGCCCCTCAAAAAAAGGATGAGAAGAAGCCCGAAGAAAAGAAGAAGCCCGAGGCAGAGAAGAAAGATGAAAAACCTAAGGAGTCCAGTATCCACATGCCATATTACTATCCTCCTTACCAACCAGTAGTGCTGTACATGAACAGATACGAGGAGCCCAATCCATCTTGCACTATATTGTGACCATGTACACGAGTGCAGAGTGCTCATTTGCGTGAAACTTGTAATTTCATCCTTGGATCTTTTCAGTAGCTGCTGCCgttaaaattatagaaactaaaataatattggAAAAATAATAGTTACTACTGCATAAACCTTTGTTAGCGGATCTTTTGCGTGATACCTAATTTTATTTCACACAGACATCATTTCACAGCTTTTGAATCATTTTCTTTGGTTGAAGTCTAAAAGTTCTAACCCTCAAACCATAATGCATTTTATTGAGATCTTCATCAGCAAGTGAATTTTTCTCGGATGCttggtttcttttctttgatgAGAATTGTTCTTCCGGTAAGTCCAGATGAACAATATTGGTCAATACATTTTAAATTGTGCAAGGGATCCACTCACTCCTTAGTCTTACTCCAAACATTACGCAGTtgtttaacataataataacagCTATGCTGATAAAAATAACTAGTTCTGTTGAGTACTTAAGTTCAAAGTTTTTTTACAATCTGCACAGTATCTCAATCTGAGTATGTTCTGAGCTACACTGTTGTCATGAAGAAACTTAATTTACACTCCATATCATTGGATAGCCATATTTTTAACTGACCCCACTTGCATTTGATTCTGGATGGCCAATTGAATTTAGACAATCATTTTCATAAAGAACTCTCGTATGTACAACATATTATTTGCGCAAATATAATTAACTTACCACAATGTATAGTGTCAGGAATCTTGATAGGAAAGGACAACGTGGCATCAGAGACAGCAGTGCATACTTTCTCTTATCTCTTGTGGCAATGAATTAA
The nucleotide sequence above comes from Glycine soja cultivar W05 chromosome 11, ASM419377v2, whole genome shotgun sequence. Encoded proteins:
- the LOC114375680 gene encoding heavy metal-associated isoprenylated plant protein 35-like translates to MVKKTVLKVDISCLKCKRKLLKIVSSIQGVDKIEADEGKGTLTVTGDADPYEIIVRIRKAGKHAEVVSVGPPQAPQKKDEKKPEEKKKPEAEKKDEKPKESSIHMPYYYPPYQPVVLYMNRYEEPNPSCTIL